GGTTGTTTCGGGAACGATTCCATGACGCAAAGCAAGCAACAACCCTGCTGCTTCTGTATAGCTGTTCGCGTAATAGATTTTTCTTTCCTTCTCGTTAATTTGGAGCAGGGCTGGTGTAATTTTACATTGAGTAGGATTACCGCGAACTAGAATTACCGGAATGTTTTGATCTAAACTAGCTAAAAACGGAATGTTACCAACTGTTGTTTCTGGCATAACAACTGCGGATATGTTTTCCACAGAAATCCTTTGGCTTCCTTCTGGCAAAGGAGTATCTATTCTCACCGGACGCGGCGAATTAATTAATCCTTTTAAGGGCGAACAAACATAGGCACTAGAAATCAATTCTGCTCCATCGCGAACATCTCCGAGCGTGCCAAACATACTATGCTTCCATTCCATTAACAATGGGGCATGAGCGGCGGTAAAAGGATAAAAATTGGTCGTCATATGGGTCAGAATTGCTTCTGCGCCTCCCCAAGGATTGGGAATTGCATCTCCTCGATAATATTGCTGTCTGATTGCATCATCAACTGACAGGGTGGTGACAACGCCCACTGCGCTAGTTTCGGTTGTCTCAATAATATCCAGCGCCCGCATCAGTTCATCAATACCGCTAAATTTGCCAGAGGCATGACCGTAGGAAGAATAAGTACATTCCGTTTCTATTCTTCCGCCACTAATAATTACTGGATCGATATTAATTCCTCCCACCGATCGCAAAGCGTTCAAAGCATTTAGTACGTTGTTGATGATGAGTTCATTTTCATGCTTTTCTATAATTACGCCTATATTTTTACGTTTTTCTGGCAACAGCCCAATATGTCCTAACAACAAGTGACAGATTAAGTTACCTTCCAGGTAGAGAACATTATCATTTGCATAGTAAAGGTCAGAAGCAGTAACTGCATTCGGGTTGGTAATTAAGTAGTCGCAGGCTGTAGATAACAGATTAGTACTAGGAGTTGCATCTCCTGCAAATCCGCCAATTTCAGCCCGGACTCCTGTGGGAATAATACTGACAGCAACAAAAGGTTTTGGAGAAGAAGCTTGACG
This genomic stretch from Aerosakkonema funiforme FACHB-1375 harbors:
- a CDS encoding DUF3326 domain-containing protein; protein product: MSIVFTKDFQVKCPSDRRTWCQIARQIEDMSLPGIPIRIVLTSVQEDELTFECSFIQTKKPPVWPSLLDINIRQASSPKPFVAVSIIPTGVRAEIGGFAGDATPSTNLLSTACDYLITNPNAVTASDLYYANDNVLYLEGNLICHLLLGHIGLLPEKRKNIGVIIEKHENELIINNVLNALNALRSVGGINIDPVIISGGRIETECTYSSYGHASGKFSGIDELMRALDIIETTETSAVGVVTTLSVDDAIRQQYYRGDAIPNPWGGAEAILTHMTTNFYPFTAAHAPLLMEWKHSMFGTLGDVRDGAELISSAYVCSPLKGLINSPRPVRIDTPLPEGSQRISVENISAVVMPETTVGNIPFLASLDQNIPVILVRGNPTQCKITPALLQINEKERKIYYANSYTEAAGLLLALRHGIVPETTTRPLAPIKPLFLDNSNFYEY